Proteins from a genomic interval of Medicago truncatula cultivar Jemalong A17 chromosome 3, MtrunA17r5.0-ANR, whole genome shotgun sequence:
- the LOC11435645 gene encoding uncharacterized protein, with the protein MDPEPQNSENSDCTFVWDENSQLYFHASSGFYHDPNAGWYYSTKDGVYYKFEDGNYVPLDCNKDDDVEEIYVCKETKPERTQQIQDINNEEDCASFLGNEIETNQQIGTLTEEAGDDAMNSTNSPTCGNPPPPSEWLEDTLIDLYLSGYNNIAVSAADTVTDPVETNGYNFTLETDAYRNAEMGGDWTTGPADENGMNDNEKTVDDIVAYSDAYEVEEGEWIPDPEDENHLADGSSIDEGILFEEEKWRAQYGQVIESREDLVLEFPVLDLWNWEMVRASKKDGKDRVARLVGRLVKQSAKRHPSISSVEKKFRSAPICEVDLDLVRVKTGQVYRLRNPSARYVASLSSYDSADPTKDWDFPQLSSNTNSTHVSKSSQSTPSTSTEIPMVKDLPTLPSQLSASKQIKCQYRDRAAERRILHGGFGVGPGQKKLGVDDDTTSSPDACPEVATEEALKMSFGPGSYARNLLEGMGWKEGEGLGSSTKGLVEPIQPVGNIGSAGLGWPRR; encoded by the exons ATGGACCCAGAACCTCAAAATTCCGAAAATAGCGATTGTACCTTTGTTTGGGACGAAAATTCGCAGCTTTACTTTCACGCCAG TAGTGGATTTTATCATGATCCTAATGCTGGCTGGTACTATAGCACCAAAGATGGTGTTTATTACAAATTTGAGGATGGAAATTATGTACCTTTAGATTGCAACAAG GatgatgatgttgaagaaaTATATGTGTGCAAAGAAACCAAACCTGAAAGAACTCAACAAATACAAGACATTAACAATGAGGAGGATTGTGCTTCCTTCCTCGGAAACGAAATTGAAACTAACCAACAGATAGGAACCTTGACCGAGGAAGCAGGGGATG ATGCAATGAACTCCACGAACAGTCCAACTTGTGGAAACCCTCCACCACCATCGGAATG GTTAGAAGACACACTTATTGATCTATACTTATCTGGCTACAACAACATAGCAGTTAGTGCAGCTGATACAGTGACAGACCCCGTGGAAACCAATGGATATAACTTCACATTAGAAACTGATG CTTACAGAAATGCTGAAATGGGAGGTGACTGGACCACAGGCCCAGCAGATGAAAATGGCATGAATGATAATGAAAAAACTGTAGATGACATTGTAGCTTACAGCGATGCTTATGAAGTAGAAGAAGGTGAGTGGATTCCAGATCCAGAAGATGAAAATCACTTAGCTGATGGAAGTTCCATAGATGAAG GCATCTTGTTCGAAGAAGAAAAATGGCGAGCTCAGTATGGTCAAGTCATTGAATCAAGGGAAGATTTGGTTTTAGAGTTTCCAGTTTTGGACTTGTGGAACTGGGAAATGGTCAGAGCATCCAAAAAAGATGGAAAAGATAGGGTGGCAAGGTTGGTTGGAAGACTGGTCAAACAATCTGCAAAGCGGCACCCATCTATCTCCTCTGTTGAAAAGAAATTTAGATCTGCTCCTATCTGCGAAGTAGATCTCGATCTGGTACGCGTCAAAACAG GACAAGTGTATAGATTGCGAAACCCAAGTGCGAGATATGTGGCTTCATTATCAAGTTATGATTCTGCCGATCCAACAAAAGATTGGGATTTTCCTCAGTTATCATCTAATACAAATAGCACTCATGTCTCTAAGTCAAGTCAAAGTACTCCTTCTACTTCAACTGAAATTCCTATGGTGAAAGATTTGCCCACGTTGCCTAGTCAGCTTTCTGCATCCAAG CAAATAAAATGTCAATATAGAGATCGCGCGGCTGAAAGAAGAATCTTGCATGGTGGCTTTGGTGTTGGTCCAGGGCAGAAGAAGCTTGGTGTCGATGATGATACAACATCATCGCCTGATGCTTGTCCAGAAGTAGCTACAGAAGAGGCCTTGAAGATGTCATTTGGACCAGGTAGTTATGCCAGAAATCTTCTGGAAGGCATGGGCTGGAAGGAG GGAGAAGGACTCGGCAGTTCTACAAAAGGTTTGGTGGAACCTATTCAACCAGTTGGAAACATTGGCAGTGCAGGCTTGGGGTGGCCTCGTCGATGA